A genomic stretch from Acidobacteriota bacterium includes:
- a CDS encoding citryl-CoA lyase codes for MAEDRRSKPRSGEERWRTALTAIEPNKILVRGYPLDEMMGRLAFGEAIYLLLVGELPTAGIGKLVEAMLVSFIDHGPTPPSTLAARNVATTGATLRGCVAAGVLGFGRFFGGDIQATMEMLDQGLARVRNGTRVKDAAEEVLKQYRERGELPPGFGHRIHTFDPRAARLFQMAMELELDGEHVRFIRAMEMALHERPSKEEQQAPVNIDGAIAAVCGDLGIKAEVADGLFMISRIPGIVAHALEEHERHEPLRRIDPQGFVYDGPAQRRLPETRRV; via the coding sequence GTGGCGGAGGACCGTCGATCGAAGCCCCGCAGCGGCGAGGAGCGGTGGCGCACCGCCCTGACGGCAATCGAGCCGAACAAGATCCTCGTCCGCGGCTACCCGCTGGACGAGATGATGGGACGCCTGGCGTTCGGCGAGGCGATTTACCTGCTGCTCGTCGGCGAGCTGCCGACGGCAGGTATCGGCAAGCTGGTCGAGGCGATGCTCGTCTCGTTCATCGACCACGGGCCGACGCCCCCTTCCACGCTGGCGGCACGCAACGTCGCGACGACCGGGGCGACCCTGCGGGGGTGTGTCGCGGCGGGCGTGCTGGGATTCGGGCGCTTCTTCGGCGGCGACATCCAGGCGACGATGGAGATGCTGGACCAGGGGCTGGCACGGGTCCGCAACGGCACGCGCGTGAAGGATGCGGCCGAGGAGGTCCTGAAGCAGTACCGCGAGCGCGGCGAGCTGCCGCCCGGTTTCGGCCACCGCATCCACACGTTCGACCCGCGCGCGGCGCGGCTGTTCCAGATGGCCATGGAGCTGGAGCTGGACGGCGAGCACGTGCGCTTCATCCGCGCGATGGAGATGGCGCTGCACGAGCGGCCGAGCAAGGAGGAGCAGCAGGCGCCGGTGAACATCGACGGCGCGATTGCGGCGGTGTGCGGCGACCTCGGGATCAAGGCGGAGGTCGCCGACGGCCTGTTCATGATCTCGCGCATCCCCGGCATCGTCGCGCACGCCCTCGAGGAGCACGAGCGCCACGAGCCGCTGCGGCGGATCGATCCGCAGGGCTTCGTCTATGACGGGCCCGCGCAGCGGCGGCTGCCGGAGACGCGGCGGGTCTGA